GCGGTCCTCCCACGGGCGCGTGAAGTTGTAGACGACGGCGAGCCCCTCCTCGTCTGTGTCCCGGTGCTCCGGGAAGAACTCGCCCACCTCCATGCGCGACACCTGCACCTGCCGCGTCTCCAGCGGCTCGGGCCAGCCGACCAGCGCTGCATGGAAGGCCGCGCCATCCGCGCTCTTGAGCCACGCGCAGAAGTCCGTCAGGGCGGAGGGCTCCTGCTGAGGCAGCGGCGCGATGTGCAGCGGATAGGGGCCGTGGTGGTGGCGCACGAAGCGCGCGTCGCGCAGGGCCTGGTGCAGCGCCTCGGCGCGCTCGGGGAAGAGGGCGTCCGTGAGGCAGAGGTGCGGCACCCGTCCGCCTTCGATGAACTCCCGGCGCAGCGTGGCGTGCAGGGCTTCGGAGACGGAGGCCAGGCGCGTCCACGCGGTCGCGGACGCCGGGAACACCTCCGGCTTCGAGGGCGGGACGGGGCCGAAGATGCTCTCGGCGTAGTCCGTGATGAAGAACCCGCTCGGGCGCTCAGGCCTTGGAGACGAGGTAGCTGGCGAGCCGGGAGATGACTTTGCCGTCGCGCGGGTCATCGAAGAAGGAGATGGCGGGAGTGGGGTTGAATTCAAGCGCCACGAAGGCGCCGTCCGGTCCGCGCCGCAGGTCCACCGCCGTGAAGACCATGCCCAGCGCTTGGGCGCCCTTGAGACACACCGCCCAGGCCTCCTTCGGCAGGCGGGCGGGCTTCACCCGGTGCAGGTTCTGCCTCGCGTCCACCACGCCGTCGGTGGGGATGTGGAAGGCGGACACGGGCTCGCCGTCGAGTACGTAGGCGCGGAACTCGTCGCCCTGGATCTGCTCCTGGAACAGCACCGGACAGTTGGCGAGCAGTTGGAGCCGCTCCTCGGTGAGGTCCGCCTCCTCCACCTTGCGCACCAGCGCGCCGCCGCTCAGGGGCTTGTAGATGACGGCCCGGTGGCGCGCGACGAACTCGCGCACTGCGTCCGGCGAGGCGGTGGCCAGGGTGCTGGGGATGGGGACGCGGTGGCGGCGCAGCAGGGCCAGCTGTTGCAGCTTCAGGTAGTGCAGCTCCACCGCCTCCAGCGGGTTGACGAACGAGCCACCGCGCCGGTGGAGCGAACGCAGCACGGAGTGGAGGAACGACTGGCGCTCCCGCTCCGCCAGGTACTGCTCCTGCCAGCGCGGGAAGTTGCGCTCGGACAGGGCCTCGGCCTCGGGGACCGGGAGCGAGAGGCGCACGAGCTTGAGGTAGAACGAGCGCAGGTCGCTGAGACACTCACCGTCCCAGTGCACCTCGCCGTCCTCCCAGCTCAACGCGGCGGAGTCCGGGACCCGGTCCGTCTCCAGGACGATGGCTCGCGCGCGGCGCCGCTCCACCGCTTCGGCGACGAAGCGGGTGGCGTCATCCGAGCGCGAGCCGATGACCACGACCTTCTTGCGAGACGTCATGGGGTCCCTGACTTCACCCGCCCGGTGCTCAGACCGGGCTGTCCATCTTGACCTTCACGATGCCGCCATCCAGCGGCTTGAAGTCCGGGAGCTTCAAGCCGCCGGTCGGGTCGTCCATGCGGATCTTCACCCGGCCACCGTCCGGCGGCGTGAAGTCCGGCAGCTTCGAGCCACGGGTGGGGTCATCCATCATGACCTTCAGCACGCCGATGTCCTCCGGCGGCTTGAAGTCCGGCAGCTGCAAACCACCACCGGTCGGGTCATCCATGCGGATCTTCACCCGGCCGCCATCCGGCGGCGTGAAGTCCGGGAGCTTCGAGCCACGGGTCGGGTCATCCATCATGACCTTCACCCGGCCGCCGTCCTGCGGCTTGAAGTCCGGCAGGTTCAAGCCACCACCGGTCGGGTCATCCATGCGGATCTTCACCCGGCCGCCATCCGGCGGCGTGAAACTCGGGAGCTTCGAGCCACGGGTCGGGTCATCCATCATGACCTTCACCATGCCGCTGTCCTTCGGCGGCTTGAGGCCAATGCCGTCGCCCACGAACTTGTCCGCGAGCTCACGCGCCTTCGGGGTCAGCTTCACCTGCTCGAAGGCGTCGCGCACCTGGGTCTTCTGCTGCGGGCTCAGCTGGCTCGCGTCCGCGCCCTGGAGCGCCTTCTTGAGCACCGGGGCGCCCACTGCCTTGCCCGCCGTGCTGGCCGTCTTCAGGGCGGTCTGCAGCGAGGAGACGAAGCCCGTGGGGGATTTGATCTGGGTCATGAAGAT
The sequence above is drawn from the Corallococcus sp. NCRR genome and encodes:
- a CDS encoding 2OG-Fe(II) oxygenase — its product is MFPASATAWTRLASVSEALHATLRREFIEGGRVPHLCLTDALFPERAEALHQALRDARFVRHHHGPYPLHIAPLPQQEPSALTDFCAWLKSADGAAFHAALVGWPEPLETRQVQVSRMEVGEFFPEHRDTDEEGLAVVYNFTRPWEDRFGGVLTFRHPEVDADMMRVPPLFNSVFIFRARGAPHRVTEWTSEARGHQRYSVTAFILAKR
- a CDS encoding ATP-grasp domain-containing protein encodes the protein MTSRKKVVVIGSRSDDATRFVAEAVERRRARAIVLETDRVPDSAALSWEDGEVHWDGECLSDLRSFYLKLVRLSLPVPEAEALSERNFPRWQEQYLAERERQSFLHSVLRSLHRRGGSFVNPLEAVELHYLKLQQLALLRRHRVPIPSTLATASPDAVREFVARHRAVIYKPLSGGALVRKVEEADLTEERLQLLANCPVLFQEQIQGDEFRAYVLDGEPVSAFHIPTDGVVDARQNLHRVKPARLPKEAWAVCLKGAQALGMVFTAVDLRRGPDGAFVALEFNPTPAISFFDDPRDGKVISRLASYLVSKA